From the genome of Flavobacteriales bacterium:
ATAAACAATATAAGAGATATAAAAAATTGATTAATGGACAAAAACAATAACATCATAAACCTATCAGAATCATATCCAACAAAATACCCCACAACAAAAGTTACCACAAAATAAACTACCGACAACAAAAACTTAAACGTAAGTAGCCCCGAAAAATATTTGGAAAGAATGTGGTTGTTTTGAGCAATATTTTTGTTGTTGTAGTTGGTTAAACCTAAATCTAACAAAATGCTAAACAACATCGAGAAGTTAAATAAAGCAAAATACACTCCGTAATCTTCTGATGGAACCATGTTTTGAACAGTACGGTCTATACCGAAAATCCAAAATGGCTTAATTAAAAAATTAAGCAACAGAAGTAAAGCAAGATTGACGATGAATTTGCGTTGCACGTAAATTGATTTTCAACAAAAATAACTTATCTTAATCAATATTATTATTTTCGCTAAAAATTAACTCTTGAAAATAGCTGTAAATACTCGATTGTTGCTGAAGGATAAAATGGATGGAATCGGCTTATTCACCTTCGAATCGTTCAAAAAAATTGTTTTAGCACACCCCGACACTGAATTTATTTTTATTTTCGATAGAACTCCACAACCTGAATTTCTATTTGCAAAAAACATTACGGCTAAAGTAATTTCACCACAAGCCAGACATCCTTTTTTATATATGGTTTGGTATCAATTTTCATTAAAACGTCTATTAAAGAGCTTAAATCCTGATGTTTTTGTTGCAACCGATGGAATGATTCCGTTTAATACTAAAACCAAAACATTAGCCGTTATTCACGATTTAAATTTTGAGCATCACCCAGAGCATTTACCAAAACTGTTGCGAAATTACTATTGCAAATATTTTCCAAAATTTGCTCAACAAGCTACACGAATTGCAACTGTTTCGGAGTTTTCTAAATCTGATATTTGTAGGACCTACAAAATTGATGAATCAAAAATTGATGTGGTTTACAATGGTCCAAACGAAAATTTTATTCCAATTTCTACTGCTGAACAAAAGTTAATAAAAGAACAATATACCGCTGGTTACGATTACTTTTTATTTGTAGGTACCTTACATCCACGTAAAAATCTCATTAATTTGTTTAAAGCTTTTGATGATTTTAAGATCAAGACTAAATCACCAAAAAAGCTATTAATTGTTGGGCGTAAAATGTGGTGGACAAAAGAAATAGAAGAAACATTAAACAATCTGAATCATAAAGAGGACATTATTTTTGCAGGTAGAGTTACTGAAAATGAACTGTATAAAATAACCGCATCGGCTTATGCACTAACTTATGTCCCAATTTTTGAAGGTTTTGGTATTCCGTTAGTTGAAGCCATGAGCTGTGGAACTCCAGTTATCACATCAAACATTACCTCAATGCCCGAAGTAGTTGAAGATGCTGGAATTTTAGTCGACCCCTTTTCAATTGACGATATTTCTAATGCCATGGTTAGAATGGCGAATGAATCTTGTTTACGACATAATCTTTCAGAAAAAAGTATTGTTCAAGCCAAAAAATTCAGTTGGGATAAGACTGCTGATTTATTGTGGAAATCAATTCTAAAAACAATAGATACTTCGACAAGTTCAGAATGACAAATTAATAAAATGTTAAAGAGTTATTTTCAAAAAAAACTAATTGAAGCTGGCTGCGACGAAGCAGGAAGAGGTTGTTTAGCTGGACCCGTTTATGCAGCCGCAGTCGTTTTTCCAAAAGATTACAAAAACAAGATACTCAACGACTCTAAACAGGTTTCTGAAAAAAAACGTGAATTGCTCCGTTTCGAAATTGAAAAAGAAGCCATCGCTTTTGGTATTGGAGTTGTTGATAACAATGAAATTGATGAAATCAACATTTTAAACGCCTCGTTTTTAGCTATGCACCGAGCAATTGATGCATTAAAATTAAAGCCCGAATTATTATTAATTGATGGCAATCGTTTTAAACCATACAAAAAAATTCCCCACGAGTGTATCATCAAAGGTGATGGTAAATTTCTTTCTATTGCTGCAGCTTCTATTTTAGCAAAAACCTATCGTGATGAATTTATGGATAACGCTCATCTAAATCACCCCTTTTACGATTGGAACAATAATAAAGGTTATCCTACAAAAGCTCATCGAGAAGCTATCAAAAAACATGGTATTACAGATTTACATCGACAATCATTTCAATTGTTACCCAAACAACTTGTTTTAGATTTATAAAAAGTGGAATAAATACACTTGACTTTTTAACTTTCAAATTTTCTTACCCTTTTCTTACCACTTAGTTGATTATATTTGTACTCCAAAAACGATTGAATGAACTACCAAAATACGATTGAATTTGCTCAAAAATTAGACGAGCAAGATGAATTGAAAAGTTATAGAAGTAAGTTTCATATTCCTGTAATTAATGGGATTGAAACCTTATATTTTACAGGAAACTCATTAGGGTTACAGCCTAAAACAACCACAGCATATATTAATCAGGAACTCGAAGATTGGGCTAAATGGGGAGTTGAAGGACATTTCCATGCAAAAAATCCATGGTTTTCATATCACGAACAATTTGCTAAACCAATTTCAAAAATTGTTGGAGCACTTCCAACCGAAGTTGTGGTAATGAACAATTTAACTGTTAACTTAAACTTGCTAATGGTTTCGTTTTACCGTCCAACTAAAGAGCGTTTTAAAATTGTATGCGAAGCAAAAGCTTTTCCTTCCGACCAATATGCGTTAGAAATGCAAGTGAAAAATGCTGGATTTAATCCTGATGAAGCATTGATTGAAGTTGCTCCAAGAGATGGCGAAAAAACCATCCGACACGAAGACATTATTTCCGCAATAGAACAAGCAGGAAATTCACTTGCTTGTGTAATGATTGGCGGAGTAAACTATTTTACGGGTCAGGTTTTTAATATGAAAGCCATTACCGAAGCTGCACACAAAGTGGGTGCAAATTGTGGTTTTGACCTAGCACATGGAGCAGGTAATATAGCGTTAAAACTACACGATTGGAATGTTGATTTTGCTTGTTGGTGCTCTTACAAATATTTAAACTCTGGTCCAGGAGGGGTTTCTGGAATTTATGTTCACGAACGCCATTGTAACAATACTGATTTAATAAGGTTTGCTGGTTGGTGGGGACAAGAAAAAGAAACGCGTTTTTTAATGGAGAAAGGTTTTAAACCCATGAAAACTGCCGAAGCTTGGCAAATGAGTAATGCCCCTGTACTAACTATGGCTGCTCACAAAGCTGCCATTGATAT
Proteins encoded in this window:
- the kynU gene encoding kynureninase, with amino-acid sequence MNYQNTIEFAQKLDEQDELKSYRSKFHIPVINGIETLYFTGNSLGLQPKTTTAYINQELEDWAKWGVEGHFHAKNPWFSYHEQFAKPISKIVGALPTEVVVMNNLTVNLNLLMVSFYRPTKERFKIVCEAKAFPSDQYALEMQVKNAGFNPDEALIEVAPRDGEKTIRHEDIISAIEQAGNSLACVMIGGVNYFTGQVFNMKAITEAAHKVGANCGFDLAHGAGNIALKLHDWNVDFACWCSYKYLNSGPGGVSGIYVHERHCNNTDLIRFAGWWGQEKETRFLMEKGFKPMKTAEAWQMSNAPVLTMAAHKAAIDIFDEVGMDKLLKKQRLLSGYLEFIVDDINSSLNTQNPPLEIITPRNWEERGCQVSIVAHGYGKALFNKLLDKGVISDWREPNVIRLAPVPLYNSYLDIYKFGEILKNAL
- a CDS encoding glycosyltransferase family 4 protein, which codes for MDGIGLFTFESFKKIVLAHPDTEFIFIFDRTPQPEFLFAKNITAKVISPQARHPFLYMVWYQFSLKRLLKSLNPDVFVATDGMIPFNTKTKTLAVIHDLNFEHHPEHLPKLLRNYYCKYFPKFAQQATRIATVSEFSKSDICRTYKIDESKIDVVYNGPNENFIPISTAEQKLIKEQYTAGYDYFLFVGTLHPRKNLINLFKAFDDFKIKTKSPKKLLIVGRKMWWTKEIEETLNNLNHKEDIIFAGRVTENELYKITASAYALTYVPIFEGFGIPLVEAMSCGTPVITSNITSMPEVVEDAGILVDPFSIDDISNAMVRMANESCLRHNLSEKSIVQAKKFSWDKTADLLWKSILKTIDTSTSSE
- a CDS encoding ribonuclease HII produces the protein MLKSYFQKKLIEAGCDEAGRGCLAGPVYAAAVVFPKDYKNKILNDSKQVSEKKRELLRFEIEKEAIAFGIGVVDNNEIDEINILNASFLAMHRAIDALKLKPELLLIDGNRFKPYKKIPHECIIKGDGKFLSIAAASILAKTYRDEFMDNAHLNHPFYDWNNNKGYPTKAHREAIKKHGITDLHRQSFQLLPKQLVLDL